The Methanobacterium lacus genome includes a region encoding these proteins:
- a CDS encoding roadblock/LC7 domain-containing protein — protein sequence MAKTKKELLDDVLAGILQVGQIKACGVVSKEGLLIDSRTPPDVDARIFSALCSTIMGAAEAASGQLNTGSVDQISVKTEKGTIVLLPAGSKAILTALTEPEAQLGLILFEMESRALQVNEILDKI from the coding sequence ATGGCCAAAACTAAGAAAGAATTATTAGACGATGTTCTGGCAGGGATTTTGCAGGTTGGTCAGATTAAGGCCTGTGGAGTTGTATCCAAAGAAGGTCTTCTCATAGATTCTAGAACTCCTCCCGATGTTGATGCAAGAATATTTTCTGCACTTTGTTCAACAATAATGGGTGCTGCAGAAGCAGCTTCTGGACAATTGAACACTGGCAGTGTGGATCAAATATCCGTAAAAACAGAAAAAGGTACAATAGTACTGTTACCTGCAGGTTCCAAGGCCATATTAACTGCTTTAACTGAACCTGAAGCGCAGTTAGGCTTAATTTTGTTTGAGATGGAATCTCGAGCTTTGCAAGTGAATGAAATTTTGGATAAAATTTAA
- the oadA gene encoding sodium-extruding oxaloacetate decarboxylase subunit alpha — protein sequence MKKIKIIETAFRDAHQSLLATRMRTRDMLPIAEKMDSVGFFSLEAWGGATFDTCIRYLNEDPWERLTQLKEVVTKTPLQMLLRGQNLVGYKHYPDDVVRSFVEKSYENGIDVFRIFDALNDIRNMELSIKVAKEQGAHVQGTISYTTSPFHTIEKYVEIAKELEAVGCDSVTIKDMAGLITPHDTFELVTTLKEETDLLINLHCHCTSGMTPMSYYAACQAGVDLLDTAISPLSWGASQPPTESVVAALEGTGYSTGLDLKTLSEIKKYFEGIRKKYSSLIDPISEKVDTDVLLYQIPGGMLSNFVSQLKEQNALDQYEEVLKEVPKVRADLGYPPLVTPTSQIVGIQAVMNVLGGERYKSVSKEVKDYIKGYYGRPPSPVNPEIAELIIGDAEVIDSRPGDLLEYELEKYRSEGEKMGIIKKDEDVLTYALYPAVAPKFLRGELIEEPLEKPRETESSAPSSLPTEYNVEVDGEMFDVKVVPTGYMEIESSNKAPSGPVEGGVPSSMQGMILKLKVATGDKVNAGDIVAVLEAMKMENDVHAPESGTVEEIYIQEGDTVTAGQTLMVIK from the coding sequence ATGAAAAAGATAAAGATCATTGAAACAGCATTTCGAGATGCGCATCAATCACTCCTTGCCACAAGGATGAGAACCCGAGATATGCTACCCATTGCCGAAAAAATGGATAGTGTGGGATTTTTCTCTCTGGAAGCATGGGGAGGTGCTACTTTTGATACTTGTATACGGTATTTGAACGAGGATCCATGGGAACGCCTTACACAGCTCAAAGAAGTGGTCACAAAAACACCACTACAGATGTTACTACGAGGACAGAACCTAGTAGGATACAAACATTACCCCGACGATGTTGTGAGAAGCTTCGTTGAAAAATCATATGAAAATGGAATTGATGTTTTCAGGATATTTGATGCTTTAAACGATATCAGAAACATGGAACTTTCAATAAAAGTTGCAAAGGAACAGGGAGCACATGTTCAAGGAACAATCAGTTACACAACAAGCCCATTCCACACCATTGAAAAATATGTGGAAATTGCCAAAGAACTTGAAGCTGTTGGCTGTGACTCAGTCACAATCAAGGACATGGCAGGACTCATAACTCCGCATGATACATTTGAACTAGTAACAACCTTGAAAGAAGAGACTGATCTCTTGATAAACCTGCACTGCCACTGTACAAGTGGAATGACACCAATGAGTTACTACGCAGCATGCCAGGCAGGAGTAGATCTTCTTGATACTGCCATATCCCCACTATCATGGGGGGCTTCCCAACCACCAACAGAAAGTGTTGTGGCAGCCCTTGAAGGAACAGGATATTCCACAGGACTGGATCTTAAAACGTTAAGCGAAATAAAGAAGTACTTCGAGGGAATAAGAAAGAAATACAGCAGTTTGATAGACCCAATTTCTGAGAAGGTCGATACAGATGTTCTTCTTTACCAGATTCCTGGAGGAATGCTTTCAAACTTCGTATCCCAACTAAAAGAACAAAATGCCCTTGACCAGTACGAAGAAGTGCTTAAAGAGGTTCCCAAAGTTCGTGCTGATCTTGGATATCCCCCACTCGTGACTCCTACAAGCCAAATCGTGGGAATACAGGCAGTTATGAATGTCCTTGGTGGCGAAAGGTATAAAAGTGTTTCAAAAGAAGTTAAAGATTATATAAAGGGCTACTACGGTAGGCCACCTTCTCCAGTTAACCCTGAAATTGCCGAACTCATCATAGGAGATGCTGAGGTTATAGACAGCAGGCCGGGGGATCTTTTAGAGTACGAACTCGAAAAATACAGGTCGGAAGGAGAAAAAATGGGCATCATAAAGAAGGACGAAGATGTTTTGACCTACGCCCTTTACCCTGCTGTGGCCCCTAAATTTTTAAGAGGAGAACTGATTGAAGAACCCCTTGAAAAACCAAGGGAAACTGAGAGTTCAGCTCCATCCTCACTTCCAACAGAGTACAATGTTGAAGTTGACGGGGAAATGTTTGATGTGAAGGTTGTTCCAACCGGTTACATGGAAATAGAATCAAGCAACAAAGCACCTAGCGGGCCTGTTGAAGGAGGAGTTCCTTCAAGCATGCAGGGAATGATACTTAAACTTAAAGTTGCAACTGGCGACAAGGTCAATGCTGGAGATATTGTTGCAGTGCTCGAAGCAATGAAAATGGAAAATGATGTCCATGCTCCGGAATCCGGTACTGTTGAAGAGATTTACATACAGGAAGGAGACACAGTTACAGCTGGACAAACCCTTATGGTAATTAAATGA
- a CDS encoding inositol-3-phosphate synthase, which yields MEKIKVAIVGIGNCASSLIQGIHYYEDKNPDEAIGLMHWDIGGYKPSDIEVVAAFDIDCRKVGKDVSEAIFAKPNCTQVFCSDIPEYGVEVSMGKILDGVAPHMADHKKEFAFVVSDAKENEKDEVVKIIKDSGAEVLLNYLPVGSEEATRFYAQCALDAGVAFINNMPVFIVSNPEWAAKFEAKGIPIVGDDIKAQIGATITHRTLANLFRDRGVKLERTYQLNTGGNTDFLNMLNRSRLDSKKESKTEAVQSVLDERLEDENIHIGPSDYVTWQKDNKLCFLRMEGKTFGDVPMNIELRLSVEDSPNSAGCVIDAIRCCKLALERGVGGQLKSISAYTMKHPPEQFTDDLAKEMVDEFIEGERER from the coding sequence GCGATAGTCGGTATTGGTAATTGTGCAAGCTCACTAATCCAAGGAATTCATTATTACGAAGATAAGAATCCTGATGAAGCCATTGGGCTCATGCACTGGGACATAGGAGGTTACAAACCTTCTGACATAGAAGTTGTAGCTGCCTTTGACATTGACTGTAGAAAAGTAGGCAAAGATGTAAGCGAAGCTATTTTTGCAAAACCCAACTGTACACAAGTTTTCTGTAGTGATATCCCTGAATATGGAGTAGAAGTATCCATGGGGAAAATTTTAGATGGTGTAGCACCGCACATGGCAGACCATAAAAAGGAATTCGCATTTGTTGTTTCAGATGCAAAGGAAAATGAAAAAGACGAAGTTGTTAAGATCATAAAGGACAGTGGAGCAGAAGTTCTGCTTAACTACTTACCTGTGGGTTCTGAAGAAGCCACAAGATTTTATGCACAGTGTGCCCTGGATGCAGGAGTTGCATTCATAAACAACATGCCTGTATTCATAGTGAGTAACCCAGAATGGGCAGCTAAATTCGAAGCAAAAGGAATTCCAATTGTTGGAGACGATATTAAAGCACAGATAGGTGCAACAATCACCCACAGGACCCTAGCAAACCTGTTTCGTGATAGGGGTGTGAAGCTCGAAAGAACCTACCAACTCAACACAGGAGGTAACACAGACTTCCTTAACATGTTAAATAGAAGCAGACTTGATTCTAAGAAGGAATCAAAAACTGAAGCTGTTCAATCTGTACTAGATGAAAGGTTGGAAGATGAAAATATTCACATAGGTCCAAGTGATTACGTAACTTGGCAGAAAGATAACAAACTATGCTTCCTCAGAATGGAAGGAAAAACATTCGGTGATGTTCCAATGAATATAGAACTCCGATTGAGTGTTGAAGATTCACCAAATTCAGCAGGTTGTGTTATAGATGCCATACGATGCTGTAAACTTGCACTCGAAAGAGGTGTTGGTGGACAATTAAAATCAATCTCAGCCTACACAATGAAACATCCTCCAGAACAGTTCACCGATGATTTGGCCAAGGAGATGGTTGATGAGTTCATTGAAGGTGAAAGGGAAAGGTAA